From the genome of Varibaculum prostatecancerukia, one region includes:
- the secG gene encoding preprotein translocase subunit SecG, with protein MQTVIEIIAQVVLVLSSLFLILTILMHKGSGGGLSDMFGGGLTSSAGSSGVAMRNLNRITIVTAIIWLISVIVLGLLPRIFS; from the coding sequence GTGCAAACCGTAATCGAGATTATCGCGCAAGTAGTGCTGGTGCTATCCAGTTTGTTTCTGATTCTCACCATTTTGATGCATAAAGGATCAGGTGGAGGTTTATCCGATATGTTCGGAGGAGGGCTCACTTCTAGTGCTGGCTCTTCCGGAGTCGCCATGCGTAACCTTAACCGCATCACTATTGTGACCGCCATTATTTGGCTAATTAGCGTCATTGTTCTGGGGCTTTTGCCTCGAATATTTTCATAA